The genomic segment GATTGAAAAACATCCTTTTGAACCAACCGAATTTACGATTAATGCCCGACGGAAGAAAATCATGGGGTTTTTTAGCCAGTCATAGTCAGAATTAAAGATCTACATTACCTGTGATACAACAATAAATTATCGTAATTATCAATGCGACCAGTACGGTGACATCGAAATACAGCAGGGAGCGCGGCCATGGTCGCGAAACTACATGCGTATGGTAGTAAGCCATTATAAGTGACAACACGCCAAATACCCCAGAAACGCCACATAAAAAGGCAGAGGCCTTAACTAACGAAAGAGTATAAAAAATAACTCCTAAGCTCACAAAAAGGAGAGCGAAAACAAGAAAATTAGACCATTTTTTTATCATAATTCCAGACACTTTGCTTATCAAGGCTATTTAATGTAGCTATGGGTAAATATAGTTTACTTAAACTCTGCACATAGATCTCATTGTAAAAGCTCGACGAAACAACTCCGGTGCAGAGTTTACTTCACAATCAGCTTCTCAGAATATTTATCGTAGTCAGCAAGCAAGAACTCGTTTGTCATTGTGAGGCATTTTCTTGGGCATACTTCAACGCACTGCGAGCAGAAACAGCAACGAGCTACATAAATTTGTATTTTTACAGGTTTTGCAAGTGTGGCGCCTTCTTTTTCATGGAAAAGTACCGCTTTCTCAGCTTGTACAAGCTCAATTGCNNNNNNNNNNNNNNNNNNNNNNNNNNNNNNNNNNNNNNNNNNNNNNNNNNNNNNNNNNNNNNNNNNNNNNNNNNNNNNNNNNNNNNNNNNNNNNNNNNAGCGCCTTCTTTTTCATGGAAAAGTACCGCTTTCTCAGCTTGTACAAGCTCAATTGCATTTGCAGGGCATACTTTTATACAAGAGGCGCAGCCGGTGCATTTATCAGCTTCATAAGAAATTTTACCTCTGAAATCAGGCGGTAATGGAATTGGAGGGTTTGGTTTCGCTACGCCAGCTTTGACCTTC from the Candidatus Thermoplasmatota archaeon genome contains:
- a CDS encoding NADH-quinone oxidoreductase; protein product: AIELVQAEKAVLFHEKEGATLAKPVKIQIYVARCCFCSQCVEVCPRKCLTMTNEFLLADYDKYSEKLIVK
- a CDS encoding 4Fe-4S binding protein — encoded protein: MPTPMFFELFKQLFKKPATNKFPVKYAPPSVKGLLEKVKAGVAKPNPPIPLPPDFRGKISYEADKCTGCASCIKVCPANAIELVQAEKAVLFHEKEGA